The Colletotrichum destructivum chromosome 7, complete sequence genome contains the following window.
ATGAActccttcatctcggcctcgtccctcGTCACTCTCGCCACCGCCCGACTGAATGTGCCCCACGGCCTCATCGTCTGGGTTATCGTCAGCCTGAGCACCTCCGTCTTCACCGTGACGGTCCTCTGCCTCATGAACAACTTCCGCAACGCCGTCGTACCCTCTGACGAGGAGAGCCAGATCGACTCGGCCCACCAGCACAAGCGCTCATTCGACGCTCACGTGCAGCTGCCCGCCAGCCCTTCCGAGGTCTATCACcgccgccagctcgccgccgccgccaccgccgagcgAGAGCCCGCCGCACGCGCGGCCCAGACGAACCACGAGTCGACCAAGAGCGCTCGCGGCTCCGAGATGATCCAGACTTCCCGCCCCTCTTCTGCTGGACCGACCCTTGACACTGCcacgccctcctccgcccacGAGACTGACAGCGTCCACCTAAAGACCGGCAAGATTCAGGAGCAGGACAAAAACTCGGCCGCTGTGTATTGCTGGACCGATGTCTCGCTCGGCCCGGAGACCAGCTCCGACACCAGCTCCATGACGGCCGTCATCGCCACGACTTCCCAGGCGCCCACGAACAACCCGGCCTCGGGCAGCTAGAAGCAGCGCGAGACAGTTGATTCCTGCCACCAGATTCACCGCCACTACGAAGTGTCCAACTGGGTCTAAAgcctcttttttcttctgttCCTTGGAGGGTTTTCTtccttttgtttttcttttttcttttttccttcttctcttttttatTTCTTGACGAACTCATATGGGGTCAAGTGGGGGATTTCTTTTAAGACCGGATTCCGGATGGGGGCATTGCGAGGCAAGATGGCTTTGGGATGGATGATAccccggcggcgagcggcgTACTCGGTTTTCGGTTTCTGGCTTTATCGCTTGGGGAGAAGGGGCCCGTTCGGACAAGGGTCTATCACGCAGATGGCATGGTCGGGTGACGTGTTTGAGTAATTAATTGGCCCGGCGAACGATAGCAAAATAGTGCACATGAACACGCTTCTCGGCATGGTGACGATGTTGGTAATACGATGTGGTATGTCTGTGTGATTTCATGATATATCAGCGAGCGATTTATGTCtgtttccccttctcccttgATCTCTATCTTCCACTTACTTAGTCCTCGCCAAAACCTCTTCCCTCTTGCCAGCAGGGATGACTCTTTTGCCTGGCAGCCGTCGTCGTAAGTCGGCCCTGAAAGCGGTATTATCCGCATTGCCGAATCTGTGGGAACGAGACTACTGCATCTGGCAGCGTTTCATGGCTTGCAAGATGCTGATATGTAGTATGTGCCTTTCACTGCGCCGCGCGCTTTTTTGTTCCTTCCCTCTTTAATCTATGACCATTTCTGCCCTTTCTGGctcccctcgtcctcggacgacgacagcagcgCATCATCCTCTAATGCCCAATCGTCTAATGGTATATCATCTGCTTGCAACCGTCTATACTTCTTCGTCCTGTACCGTCTAACACCCACGACCACGCCAACGACAGCCGCCGACACTAGCGCGCCCACCAGACCCATCGACACCCACGCCCTCCACCCTCGCAGGCAGCACGGGTACAGCGACATGTAGACGCCGACGCCCCACTCCATCCAGCCCATTTTCCGCCTCTGGTCCGGCTTCAGGCCCTTGCGGACGAGGTGCTTGTGCCGTGGGCCGGTGGGCCCGGTCTGGAACCGTCTGAGCTTGAACCTCGGCACGGTCTCCTGCCGAGGGTCGGAATCGGGGTACGACGCGTCGCCCCAGCGGCCCGAGTAGTAGAAGAAGGACGTCAGGTtcgagggcggtggcggcgtgggGTACGATTCATCGGGGGGATCTAGCCTCGTCAGGGTGAAGGAGTCGGCGTCGAAGCGGTAGAAGTAGGCCGAGAGGACGGGGTCCCACctcttgccctcgtcgcaGTAGTCTATCAGCACCGCGTTGTGAATTTGGTCTCTGGGTAATTGGGTCAGTGAGGCCAGTTGATGCGCCGGAATTGTACGATAATACTGACCCGGGTGTCGGATAGTTTGCGTGTGAACCGCACGCGCTGTACACGATCGGCTGTTCCGTTTCAATGACACTTTTCATGGATATTTGGACAGAACAAAGATGAAATATCGACGTACCCGCCCATCGACCTTGCTCAGCTTCGCGTCATCCCAGCCGTACGactcgccatcgacgtgTTGGCTAAAGTACATGCCAGTAGGCTTTCCGTCTCGGAAGCGAATCATGTTGTGCTCCCTTCAACCCCGTGTCAGCAAGCCTAGTCAATCACAAGCAAGTCACTTCAATAtgtggggagggggaagcgGAATTGGACGGACGGACCAGTCACCGATGTGGTCCCCAAAGTGCATCCCTGATGCCGCCTTCCCGCCGTTGACCAACCTGTCGAACGGCTCCAGAACCTGAGTGACGTTTGGACCTTCGTTGTACGAGTAGAAGTAAAAATAAAATGCGTCAAGGTCGCGCTCGCCCTTCTCCACAAGGATCACAACGCAGGGCGTGGCATTGTGAATCCTGCCATCCGCGTCGGGGGAAGCGCCCAGGAGCCATGGTGGATAGGTGGTAGGGTCGTCGTTGGACGTGAGAGCCACCTCATCGCCGAACGGATTGAGAATCTCCAGGTTGTCCAGGTCGAGGGCCGGGAGATCTGGGATTTGCCTCCCGTCGAGCGCCGGTGATGTGTGGTGGATGTGCGTCAAGAGATCGCTGGGCATATACCGGTCATAGGAATGCAGCCAGACGAGGGGTGCTGTGACAACTGTTAGACGACGTGACGACCGTGATGCTCGGGGACCCTGAAGCTCGGAATAGTGGCCTACCGTGCCGGGTGACGTAGTCGGGACACCTGAGATCGGCGGTTTCCCGCTCCGCCCGGGTGGAGCATGCGGAAAGGCCGATGAGCAAGACGATGATGCTCCGGAGTGAGATTCCCCGCGTGAAAGCAGGTGATGCATCGGCCATCTCATACCTTGAACCGTTTTCGTCTCTTATCTGTTGTTTTGATGATATTTGAGGGGGATGAATACTCGGGCATGACGCCCAGCGCGCAAAAGGCAGAAAGGCCAAGGCGAAGCCTGCTTACTCAGCGCGCACGCACGGGTCAGCGTCACTACGGGAACCTCGGGGTCCGGCCGGAACTCTCGGAGTGGGGCCAAGCCCCCAGGGCCCCTTTCTGTCCCGTCCCCGCATCCGCCCAGCCGTGTGTTCTCCACAGAAGCGCTCCTCGATGAGTGTTCCGCGGCATTGCGGCATCtcgggctgggctggaagGATTTTGGTGGTTGAGTCGGGGCATATCACCTACTCTTTCTCTTCGAGGCGAGATGGCATTCTCTGTTGCCAGGAGATACAGCTGTAGCTTGGAGTCTACCATCATGAACACACACATGGAGTTCGGGCTCGCAGGTGTTCTCACCCCATGGTTTCGCATCATCAATCCATCATTCCCAATGAGAACCATTACTTACTTGAATTCACAGTCATGAATGGCATGGCAGTTGAAAAGCTTTCTGCCTCTGAGACTAGAAATCGAGTTGCACTTCCAGAACATTCCTAGCGCCACGTCTTTTTAGACATGCTCCAAACTCGGACTCTGCCGATCTTGGCCGGAAAGTGGGGGAAACGAACGACAAACGCTTCGAGTACAAGCTCCGCCGGTGTACATCGTATGGAGGCTTCAGTTCTCGAACAGTTCATGCGGCGATCGCCATTGATTTTGAACCTGGTTTCAGCCTTGGTCCGCCTGGCTTTCTCACAATCCGACATATGGGGTACCTTTGGACTTGTGGTCAGATCCCGACGGCGTTCCCTGGTCCCCCCTCACCCTGTCTGCCCAGGCTTTCTTTCGCGTAGTGCGCCTCTGACGTTGTTCCGACCCCAACTCGGCAACAATCGTCATCCCCCGCTCCAACCTCTTGCACCACCAGAAAGCTCGGAACTCTTCTACTGTGCACCGTTCGTGGCGATGTGCATCCTGGCTACTCGCCGGTACTTGCAGGTAGAGACTAGGAAGGCTAAGCTTCTCTAAGCTTTCCGGCATGAAGGGGGGCATCCCCTTGGCCACCCTTGGACCCCCTTGGCGCTCTGGTGGTACCACGCGACCAGATCCAGGGTAGGCCGAACGACTTTTCAGTGGTGAGACCGACAGGCTTTTGCAGCATAAGCTGCGTGAGCATACTGTAGAGGTGTGCTTATGGGTGCTACCCCGCAGGATGTTCCACTCAAAGACACTAACCGATCCTGGCGCGCTTGCATCTCACCCAGATTGGGCCTGTGTAGCCCTGCCTTTTGGCGACTGTTGCATGTTTCGATGGTGGTGTAGACCGTGTAGTGTACTATCCACTCATACGACCTTTGATCCCTCCATGATCTTCATGCCTCGAGAGCCGGCCAACCAAGAGACCCGACACCCCCCGGCTGTTTGCTCGCCCGACGCCCGCTACGTCGTAGTGCTTTGTACATGTCATAGATGGGATGAGGCAGAATTCCCCGCGCGCCTTAGGTGATGGACGGGATGAGACGGTTGGCCTCAGATTTTTCTTCACAAAGGGCCAACCTAGATATTTAATCTgaaccccctcctcccgtcGGTCGGGAGACATAGGACGAATCCCCTCCTTCTGTTACATCTGCGTCACTGACACCGAACCGCCGTGGCTCACTTTCATCGTGGCGCATAGGGTTTTTGCTGCGTACTGTGACTATCAAGCTAACAAGACACCATGGCACAACACGAGAAGAGAGTCGACACAGAATCGCCGTAAGCACGACCTCCTCTTCCACCTCAACCCCCCATAATGGACCCGCTCACATACACCTCCATACAGTGTCCACAAAGACGGCGTCCAACAccacgacgatgccgccgacggccgcaaGAAGAGCATTGCCGAGTTGACCCAGAACCTAGAGGGCGAGATCAAGAACCCGCTCAAGGGCATCCCCAAGGcggagcttctcgagcaggTGACGGCGTACCAGCGGGCCCACGGGCTGCCTGACGACATTCTCCCGCTGCTCAAGAAGGGAGCCCTCGTGGCGCAGAGCCCGGCCCTGTTCGAGTCCATCGaagagctcgacgaggacgagaggcAGGCCCTGCGCGAGGAGGTGACGAACCGCTGGAAGCACCCGTGGCCGCTGTACTACACCATCATCCTAaactccatcgccgccgcgatCCAAGGATGGGACCAGGTGGGTCGGCTGTGTTTTTCTAATATCCTCCTTTCTGCTTGCTAAATGTTCCCCGCGATACTCACAAAGCACACCTCCCCGCACTCTTGTTGTGGCTAACGGCGCTGCATAGACCGGCTCCAACGGCGCCAACCTGGCGTTCCCCGTGGCGCTCGGGATCCCCGACGCGGCCGGCTCGGCTTGCGGCCCCGTCGCGAACGAGGGCGACTGCGCGAGGAACAGCTGGATCATCGGCTTCGTCAACTCCATGCCCTACATCACCATCTGCCTCTTGTAAGCACGCGCATACGCGCACCGGTTTTGGAACCCAACCCGCTTGCGAGAAGGGCACCTGCTTAGCTTACTCCGCGACTAGTGCCGGCTGGATCTCCGACCCCCTCAACGaactcctcggccgtcgcggcgtcatcttcgtcgccgccatcttctcgCTGATTGCGCCGTTCGGCATGGCCGTCTCACAGACTTGGGGCCAGCTCGCGGCGTCTAGGTAACTCGTGAACCAAAGAAATCACTCAAAGCAGCTGTTCGTGTGTCGCTGACCGGCATCGACAGGATGCTCCTTGGTATCGGAATGGGCCTGAAAGAAGTGACGGTCCCTGTCTTCTCCGCCGAGAACTCGCCGACTCTGATCCGTGGCGGCCTGGTCATGTCGTGGCAAGTCTGGACTGCGTTTGGTGAGCCTCACTTCAAACCCCTTGGCTTagttccccccctcccctccttctaGTACTCCAACGACGTTGTAACCCCAAGAGGGGGTTTGACCAAGACCAAATCTCTTGGTGTTTCTTGGTATCACTCTTGGCAAACGTCCCACCACCAAGCTAACTCGGAACAAGGTATCTTCCTCGGCACATGCGCcaacctcgccgtcggcaagaCGGGCGAGATCGCTTGGCGCCTGCAATTCGGCTCGGCCTTCATCCCCGCCGTGCCCCTCGTGCTCGGCACCTACTTCTGCCCGGAGTCGCCGCGATGGTACCTCAAGAAGGGCCGGCACACCAAGGCGTGGGGTTCGCTGCTCCGCCTGCGCAACACGCCGCTGCAGGCCGCCCGCGACCTGTACTACATCCACTCACTGCTCGAGTACGAGGAGACGCTGGTGcgcgaggccgggctgcgcgTCACGAGCAACATGTTCACGCGCTTCGTCGAGCTGTTCACGATCCCGCGGATCCGCCGCGCCACGTGGGCGTCGGGCATCGTCATGGTTGCCCAGCAGATGTGCGGCAGTGAGTCTCACCTTAAACCTCTGACTACCCAACACCTGGGAGGGAGGGTGCGATCTGTATACTGACATGCGCGGACGTGGGCAGTCAACATCATCTCGTTCTACAGCTCGACCATCTTCAAGGAGAGCGGCATCAGCGACTACACCGCGCTCTGGGCCAGCTTCGGTTTCGGCCTCATTAACTTTACCTTTGCATGGCCGGCCGTCTGGACCATCGACACCTTTGGTCGGCGGACACTGCTGCTGTTCACCTTTCCCAACATGTTCTGGACTCTGCTAGGTTCGTGAAATCGCCTGTCGTCATAGACCTGAACGAGACTCACTCATCATACCATATAGCTGCCGGCCTCTGTTACCTCATCGACAAGGACAACGAGAACAGCACCGCACGTATCGCGGCCGTCGCCACTTTCGTCTACCTGTTTGCCGCCTTCTACTCCCCGGGTAAGCACACAAGAGCACATCTCCCCGGAACAGAATACTGACCCCCTCCATCCCAGGCGAGGGTCCCGTCCCCTTCATGTACTCGGCCGAGGTCTTCCCCCTGTCCCACCGCGAGATCGGCATGTCCTGGGCCGTCGCGACCAACAACTTCTGGGGCTCGGTGCTCTCGCTGACCTTCCCGCGCATGCTCATCGCCATGACCGCCACCggcgccttctccttctaCGCGGGTCTCaacctcgtcgccctggcgctcatcttcctcttcgtaCCCGAGACGAAGCAGAAGTcgctcgaggagctggactACGTCTTTGGCGTGCCTGACCGGACGCATGCCGCGTACCAGCTGAAGACGGTGCTGCCGTGGTGGACCAAGAGGTGGATTCTGCAGCGGAAGGGCGCCGCGTGCCCGCCGCTTTACCACGATGAGAATGCCGAGAGTCGCGATGGCGAAGAGTGAGACCTCAGTACTCTTGCTCCTGACGTTTCTGGGTGATATTCTACATACTCTCACCACAGCGCTCCCCCTAGTCGAAGGCCGTGAACACGTGGAGGAAACTCAACTAATCGTTGGAATGTCTTGAGTATTTAATCATGTAATCTGTATGAGCCTGGCCCGAGACGGTACTACTATACCCCTCGTTATTGATAATGTTACTTCTATTACCCGAAACGGTGCGGTCCTTTGGGAGTTCGCAAATCTCGTTCAGAGGCGACTGTGCCTCGTCTAAACACCGCCCAAAACCAGAGTCCAACCTTGCTTGAAATGAAACCACGTCCTCTGTTGCTTGCCACCCAACGCGTCTCTAGAGCGTGTATCGAAACTGAAGCAAATAGTCAGCACGGGTCTCGCCACCAGGTCGTCGGGGATACTCACGTAAGGATTCTCAAAGTCGGTGTAGTCCTGCTCGCCAAACTCCTTGCCCCTCTTGGCCCTTTCCTCGACCGTCAGaccgtcgacggccatgtCGGCGTCCCTCTTCCTGTTGCGCCTCACGAGCACCCACCGCCACGTCAGGATCAGAGCAAACTCCAGCCCGAAGCAGATGGCGCAGCCGATCGTGCCGGGCGTGTACTTGGGcgcgtccttggccttgaagATCTGGCTGCCGACCATATTGCCGACGCAGTAGCCGACGAAGGTGAAGCTGCTCGTGATGGTGCGCTTGGTGCGGCCGGCCGTGTTGCTCGGGATCAGGGTccaggcgaggaagaggccgaggacgaagggCACGGTGATGAAGTAGCACCCCCACTTGGTCCACTTGATGGCCGGGTCGTTGGGGAGCAGGGACATGCCGAGAAAGCCGGCGAAGGGCGGGAGCACGGAACAAGCCATGATCCAGAGGCGCAGGTTGGCGCGCTTGCTGGTGAGGAACCCGACgcagatgaagatgatgacaGACATGACGGAGCGGGGGATGTCGATAAGGATGGTCTGTAGGTTGGCTTGGTGGTTGTTAGACCAAAGATAGGAGACGCAGAAGGCATGTCGAGAGGTAAAGAAAGACACGTACTGAAGCCAAAGGACGTCATAATGATACTGCTGAAGGTCGTAAGACCGCCGTTGGGCACGGAGCTGAGGAAGGCGTTGATTCCCGCGAACCAGAAGCATGGGTCGATGAGGCACTCGCGGACCTGCTTCCACTTCCACCCCTTAATCGCGGTGCGGTCGTGGCCGGTGTTGTTGGACATGATGCGCGCGCTCGCCTGGTGCCGGTCAGCGTTCGAGGCCGCGGAGAAACGGGAGAGGAATGTCTTACCATCTCTTTTTCGGCCTTGGTCAACCACTTCACCTCTGAAGGGGTCCCTAGGAGGAACAGGCAGAGACATCCGATGGCCGTCGTAAGACTACCGAGGAACTGCGAAACAGCGCGTCagtctcttttctttctctctctctcactgTCTCTCATATCGAGGCAAACACAGAGGGAAGTGCCAACTCACATAAGAGATGTAGCGCCACGGCTGGGCGCCCTCCTTGTGCTGCGTCGAGGCGCCAATGGCGTACATGATGAGGTGGGCAATGACACCGAagccggcgttggcgctctggaagacgagggagCGCGAGGCGTGCTCGCGCGTCTTGTACCAGGTGCCGACGAGCAGGATGAAGCCGGGCGAGATGCAGCACTCAAAGGCGCCCTGCAGGGCGcggaggacgatgaggtgGGTGAAGTTCTTGGCGAAGCCGATGGAGAGCACGATGATGCCCCAGCAGATCATGTAGACGGAGAGGGTGCGGCCCATCTTGTAGCGCTGGAGGACGATGTTGCTCGGGAACTCGAAGCACATGTAAGTGATGTCTGGGCGAGGCCGTGTTAGTTCCATGATGACGAGACCAGCATAAGGAccggggagagaggggggtaTCCTCACAGAAGATGGTCGTCAGCCATGAATACTCCTGACCCTTTAGGCCCGTGTCTTCGCGCAGACCGAAAATGGCCTGGGTGCCTAGAGCGGTCTTGTCGACCTGTTGGATGCCGTAGCATATCCACATGAGTGGGAGGAGGTACTTGTCGACCTTGCGCTTGAGCTTGTGAAACTCCTCTTTGGTGTACTGGGCTTCCACAGATACTATATCAATGGCGTCGTTAGCTGACTATAGGCCTTCCTACCGCATCCAAGCAGAGTCTGTGAAGAACGAGCGGGTGATTCTCACCGAGATCGgtctcgccgttggcctcgCTGGTGGTATCGGACTGGTCCGAGACGACAGcgaccttcttctccgtcatAGGAGCTTCCACATCTTGAGGTGAGGCCATGTTTGGAATGGTTCACAGGGGGGAATGGGGTTCTCGAgacacacgcgcgcgcacacacgGGGATCGTAGTTGAGATCCTAAGATGGCGGCGAGTAGCGACTGTTGGTTCGATGTTCAAAATGGCTTGCCCTGAAAGCAGTAACATGACTGCTACAAGGCACAGGACGGTGGTGGTTATATGAAAGTCGCTTCCATCACAGCTATTGTGACTGCCGGAGGCAACGTAGTCCCtggcccctcctcccaacAAGTTGAGATAAGGATTCCCGCGGAGAGATCCAACGGACGATCGTTTTCTCCATCGCAGGACAGCCGACCACGGGGCTCTATCGGTGGGCCCAGAGCGAGCGGCGAGCGAACATGGGAGGAAAAGTTTTCTCCTTGCACGACGGACTGACATGTCAGTTGGTTCCTATCGAACACAAGGTGTGGACCTCATAACCACCAGCCATTCCTCGACATCTTATCCGGGCACAGCTGCATAAAACAAATTGCCCAATGAGGCGGGAGACAACTcgaagggagagagatcgGGGGGCAAAGATTGCCGTCACGTCGGGTAATGATACTCGGGAGGTTGAGAGgcgggtggaggaggggtgcTGTTGCAGTGCAGGGATAGGGATCACAATGTTACACTGGACGTGCCCGCGAAGCTGCATCgcaccatggccgacggCATATTGATACTTGAtagggaggggggaggggggcttgACAGACAAGGTGATAAGACAGCACGCGGGACCAAGGCCTACCTCCTCTTCCCCGCCCGCCCTCTCTACCGGCCAACGTTGTCCGACGACCGGGCGTCCATGTCGGACGATATAATGCCTAGCTTCCCAGCTTCTGCCCGTTCAGATTCATCGACCAAGCAAAGTGCGGGATCGGTGCTGACTGCCAAGATCTCGACGGGGGTATATGTACGTCGAGTTCCACAACGGAGGCGGGGGAAGCCGGGGTTCAAGTCGTTCTTATCACGACTCGTCGGCTGCGGAACGTGGGCGAGATGCGATACCGAAGATGCCCGAATGATACCAGATAACGGCAAGATTCCGCCATCTGCACCGCATCCTCCGCCGCATACGCGGCCAAGACTGAGGTTCGATGGCGAGGGGGAATCATTGTCATTATGTCACCGAAGATGGACGGCGGTTTTTGTTTGTTTATGGTCCGGAGCTGAACGACACTGACAACCGACGCTGACGATGCCCGTCGTCAGAATTAGGGATGCGGCGGAATTACGAACAGAGTCCATGCGAGAAAGGCCAAatttgttttcttcttcttctatAGATGCCAGGCAGAACATCTGTCCTATGCCCGCTACACGGCTTTGGAGGCGCGCGACTTGTTATCCCGGTGCCGCCTCTCCTTGGCAGCCGTCTTCCGGCGCTTCATCCACGACTGGTTGAGGTTCTTGCGGTTGTCCCAGAACCACTTTTGGAAGTCGCCAccggggccgccggcgatgccgctctcggcctcggcgttgcGCTCCGCGTTCAGCGTCGCCTCGATCTCTTCCCgcgtctcctcgtcctcctcttcctcctcgtcgccctcggcgccaaTGGCCCAGAACGGTTTCGTGTGGTTCGGGTGCGCTGTGTCGGGTGTGGGCGCCGCGCTTCTAACGTTGCGCCACTCAAACTCCTGCGCAGTGAAGGGCGTCATCGGcagctggccggccggcgcagcatcctcctcgtcttccagatcgtcgttgtcgccggcACCGAAGAAGCTGAATGGCTCGGCTTCCTTGGCGGTCTGGgggttctcgtcgtcgccttgTTGCGGGCGCTTGTagagggcctcgaggggaTGAACCTGGgctggcgttgacggcggggGTATCTTGATGGTGAGACTGACGTTGGAGCCGGCAGACCTGGGCCGCGAtgcgtcggcggccttgatggcAGATAAGGGCGTCTCGAAGGCGGCAGGCTCCGAGACCTTTGCAGCTTCTCCCGTCTCTTCTTCGTTGTCTGAACTGTCCTCAGAGCTGCTGCCATCAGATGacgagccgctgctgctggtagTGTCATCTTccacgggcggcggccgcggcgtctgCTTTGCGGGTGTCACTGGCGCCGCCTTGACCGGCTccggctcgtcgtccgagcTCTCATCCGAAGAGGTATCGGCATCGGACGACGCGGCACTGCTGCTGGTAGAGTCTTCATcctggggcggcggcggcggcggcttaggggccttggccttcttcaaTGGCTTGGGCGCCTTGGACTCGTCGACTGGTGCCGTCGCAGTTCTCCTAATCTTGGACGGCTCGATAACGTTTCCTTCGGCGTCAACCCATCCCTTGCCTTGGACGTACTCGGTGGTGAGCGATTCGACAGGGGCCGGCTTGGTGGCCTTGAGAAAGGTGGGAAACTTTGTCGTCTTCTCGAACTCGTGGATGATGACCTCCCTTGACTTcttcttgcgcttcttgcGTTCGGAttcgtcctcgggctcggTCGTGGGCGGGAGCTGCTTGGCGGGCAGCTTCGTTTTCAGCAAGCACTCCTCCTTTTCTGTGTACTTAGAGCGCTCCTCGCGCCTCTTggtcttgtccttcttgtccttcttttccttgtcctttttgctcttcttctccctgaTCTTGGCCTCTTCGGGGACGGTCCAGCCGCGCTTGACCTTACGATCGCGCAACTGGACACCCTCGACAACATTGTCGTCGCGcttctgcctcttcctctcctccttctccttggacttcttcttccgcttcttTCCCgtctcttcgtcgtcggcggcgggggtgtAGTCCTCGACCGGACGTGCCTTGTCGATGCGCATCTTGACTCCCTTCAGCACGGCGCCGTTCAGTTTCTTCTtaagcttctcggcgtccgcCTCGGGAAGATCGACGAAGCCGTAGCGTTTCTCGGGGAAGGTTTCGAGCGTGTGGAAAGAGATGTTCCGGGCGCTGGGCAGGGCGGAAGACGGGACAACAATCTTCAACAAGTCCTGGTCGAAAGGAGTGATGTGCAACCTCGTGTAGGCGCTGCTGGTAGTGTCGGATGGGCCAGCAGGGTCGTGAGTAGAGGGAGCGGCACTTGATGTCATGATTAGATATTATCGAGTCGAGGGAGGAGCAAAACGAACAGACTCTTGACGCTGATGGAGCGTCGTGGGCGCCCGTCGGAATGTCAAGAGAATGGGCggcagaaggaggaggaggaggaggaggaggaggagctaCTGAAGCCTCACTCAACCAGACGAGATTTTGCCGATCGAGTCGAAAACCCTTTGTTGCGCAGGGATTTTTATTGGTCCGAGTGGGGTTCAATTGAAGGCCGTGTCAGGCTGAGGGGCACTGCTCTCTTACACTGTAAAGCACCCCACCCTCTTCTGCTTATGTCATCTCACTCACCTACCACATCACT
Protein-coding sequences here:
- a CDS encoding Putative vacuolar protein sorting-associated protein; this translates as MADASPAFTRGISLRSIIVLLIGLSACSTRAERETADLRCPDYVTRHAPLVWLHSYDRYMPSDLLTHIHHTSPALDGRQIPDLPALDLDNLEILNPFGDEVALTSNDDPTTYPPWLLGASPDADGRIHNATPCVVILVEKGERDLDAFYFYFYSYNEGPNVTQVLEPFDRLVNGGKAASGMHFGDHIGDWEHNMIRFRDGKPTGMYFSQHVDGESYGWDDAKLSKVDGRPIVYSACGSHANYPTPGDQIHNAVLIDYCDEGKRWDPVLSAYFYRFDADSFTLTRLDPPDESYPTPPPPSNLTSFFYYSGRWGDASYPDSDPRQETVPRFKLRRFQTGPTGPRHKHLVRKGLKPDQRRKMGWMEWGVGVYMSLYPCCLRGWRAWVSMGLVGALVSAAVVGVVVGVRRYRTKKYRRLQADDIPLDDWALEDDALLSSSEDEGSQKGQKWS
- a CDS encoding Putative major facilitator, sugar transporter, major facilitator superfamily, with translation MAQHEKRVDTESPVHKDGVQHHDDAADGRKKSIAELTQNLEGEIKNPLKGIPKAELLEQVTAYQRAHGLPDDILPLLKKGALVAQSPALFESIEELDEDERQALREEVTNRWKHPWPLYYTIILNSIAAAIQGWDQTGSNGANLAFPVALGIPDAAGSACGPVANEGDCARNSWIIGFVNSMPYITICLFAGWISDPLNELLGRRGVIFVAAIFSLIAPFGMAVSQTWGQLAASRMLLGIGMGLKEVTVPVFSAENSPTLIRGGLVMSWQVWTAFGIFLGTCANLAVGKTGEIAWRLQFGSAFIPAVPLVLGTYFCPESPRWYLKKGRHTKAWGSLLRLRNTPLQAARDLYYIHSLLEYEETLVREAGLRVTSNMFTRFVELFTIPRIRRATWASGIVMVAQQMCGINIISFYSSTIFKESGISDYTALWASFGFGLINFTFAWPAVWTIDTFGRRTLLLFTFPNMFWTLLAAGLCYLIDKDNENSTARIAAVATFVYLFAAFYSPGEGPVPFMYSAEVFPLSHREIGMSWAVATNNFWGSVLSLTFPRMLIAMTATGAFSFYAGLNLVALALIFLFVPETKQKSLEELDYVFGVPDRTHAAYQLKTVLPWWTKRWILQRKGAACPPLYHDENAESRDGEE
- a CDS encoding Putative major facilitator superfamily, MFS transporter superfamily; protein product: MASPQDVEAPMTEKKVAVVSDQSDTTSEANGETDLVSVEAQYTKEEFHKLKRKVDKYLLPLMWICYGIQQVDKTALGTQAIFGLREDTGLKGQEYSWLTTIFYITYMCFEFPSNIVLQRYKMGRTLSVYMICWGIIVLSIGFAKNFTHLIVLRALQGAFECCISPGFILLVGTWYKTREHASRSLVFQSANAGFGVIAHLIMYAIGASTQHKEGAQPWRYISYFLGSLTTAIGCLCLFLLGTPSEVKWLTKAEKEMASARIMSNNTGHDRTAIKGWKWKQVRECLIDPCFWFAGINAFLSSVPNGGLTTFSSIIMTSFGFTNLQTILIDIPRSVMSVIIFICVGFLTSKRANLRLWIMACSVLPPFAGFLGMSLLPNDPAIKWTKWGCYFITVPFVLGLFLAWTLIPSNTAGRTKRTITSSFTFVGYCVGNMVGSQIFKAKDAPKYTPGTIGCAICFGLEFALILTWRWVLVRRNRKRDADMAVDGLTVEERAKRGKEFGEQDYTDFENPYFRYTL